The following are encoded in a window of Sphaerisporangium siamense genomic DNA:
- the mce gene encoding methylmalonyl-CoA epimerase — MLLRIDHVGIACENLDEKIAYYEATFGVTVVSREVNEEQGVKEAMLHVADGEGGGSYIQLLEPLGPDTPVGKFLAKRGEGLHHIAYGVRDITAAMEQIGGSGVRLLDERPRHGAMGTSIAFLHPKDVGGVLTELVESPPRPS; from the coding sequence ATGCTGCTGAGAATCGACCATGTGGGCATCGCCTGCGAGAATCTCGACGAGAAGATCGCGTACTACGAGGCGACCTTCGGCGTGACCGTCGTCAGCCGTGAGGTCAACGAGGAGCAAGGGGTGAAGGAAGCCATGTTGCACGTGGCCGACGGCGAGGGGGGCGGCTCCTACATCCAGTTGCTGGAACCCCTGGGCCCCGACACCCCGGTGGGCAAGTTCCTGGCCAAGCGCGGCGAGGGGCTCCACCACATCGCCTACGGTGTCCGCGACATCACGGCGGCAATGGAGCAGATCGGCGGCTCAGGGGTGCGTTTGCTGGACGAGCGTCCCCGTCACGGCGCAATGGGCACCTCAATCGCGTTTCTTCATCCAAAGGACGTGGGAGGAGTCTTGACAGAGCTGGTCGAGTCCCCTCCGCGGCCGTCCTAG
- a CDS encoding S8 family serine peptidase, with translation MKRVIVVSAAAAVFAATVAFPAQAVPTTAEPAATTQYVVLYKDGAPAADAQKAIQAAGGTIVKVNAAVGLATVTTANPGFAAAVTGSAAIDGVAHDRPIGSVPKAARTSQAVQRAVQSKAVEKAGRGEGGPLRHGRSVKAEPLSDLQWDLRQIHADEAHKYEQGDRGVLVGVADTGIDGSHPDIAPNFDRRLSRNFTVDIPYDANGAVVDGPCEDEPDRSCDDPNDVDEDGHGTHVASSIASPINKLGIAGVAPKVTLVNLRAGQDSGYFFLQPSVDALTYAGDIGVDVLNMSYYIDPWLFNCADNPADSPADQAEQRTVIRATQRALDYAHRRGVTLVSAAGNGATDYTKTIVDTGSPDFASEPGEAPRSRTIPPSCVSMPSEGEHVIAVSSTGVSKRKAYYSDYGDGYVDVASPGGDVYDTPGNTRDVTKATLAAYPKALAVANGEIDANGDPTVNYVVKDCDGATCGYYQYLQGTSMASPRATGVAALIVARYGHRDPRHGGKTLSPAVVETVLKATATRTACPNPPAYTYTRVLPTGQTVTATHTCEGGRASNGFYGKGIVDALRAVGR, from the coding sequence GTGAAACGCGTCATCGTGGTCTCCGCCGCTGCCGCCGTGTTCGCCGCGACCGTGGCGTTCCCGGCCCAGGCCGTTCCTACGACGGCCGAACCGGCGGCGACGACCCAGTACGTCGTCCTCTACAAGGACGGCGCCCCGGCGGCCGACGCCCAGAAGGCGATACAGGCCGCGGGCGGCACGATCGTCAAGGTGAACGCGGCCGTGGGCCTGGCCACCGTGACCACCGCGAACCCCGGCTTCGCCGCGGCGGTGACCGGGAGCGCGGCCATCGACGGCGTCGCCCACGACCGTCCCATCGGCAGCGTCCCCAAGGCGGCCAGGACGTCGCAGGCGGTCCAGCGGGCCGTCCAGTCCAAGGCGGTCGAGAAGGCGGGCCGGGGTGAGGGCGGTCCGCTCAGGCACGGCCGGTCGGTGAAGGCCGAGCCGCTGTCGGACCTGCAGTGGGACCTGCGGCAGATCCACGCCGACGAGGCGCACAAGTACGAACAGGGCGACCGCGGCGTCCTGGTCGGCGTCGCCGACACCGGGATCGACGGCTCGCACCCGGACATCGCGCCCAACTTCGACCGTAGGCTGAGCCGCAACTTCACCGTCGACATCCCCTACGACGCCAACGGCGCCGTGGTCGACGGGCCCTGCGAGGACGAGCCGGACCGGTCCTGCGACGACCCCAACGACGTCGACGAGGACGGCCACGGGACGCACGTCGCGTCCTCGATCGCCTCGCCGATCAACAAGCTCGGCATCGCGGGCGTGGCGCCCAAGGTGACGCTGGTCAACCTGCGGGCCGGCCAGGACTCCGGCTACTTCTTCCTGCAGCCGAGCGTGGACGCGCTGACCTACGCGGGCGACATCGGCGTCGACGTGCTCAACATGAGCTACTACATCGACCCCTGGCTGTTCAACTGCGCCGACAACCCCGCCGACTCCCCCGCCGACCAGGCCGAGCAGCGGACCGTCATCCGGGCCACCCAGCGCGCGCTGGACTACGCCCACCGCAGGGGCGTCACGCTGGTCTCCGCCGCGGGCAACGGCGCGACGGACTACACCAAGACCATCGTCGACACCGGCAGCCCGGACTTCGCGAGCGAGCCCGGCGAGGCGCCGCGCAGCCGCACGATCCCGCCGAGCTGCGTCTCCATGCCGAGCGAGGGCGAGCACGTCATCGCGGTGTCCTCGACCGGCGTCAGCAAGCGCAAGGCGTACTACTCCGACTACGGCGACGGGTACGTCGACGTGGCCTCCCCCGGCGGCGACGTATACGACACCCCCGGCAACACCCGGGACGTCACCAAGGCGACGCTGGCCGCGTATCCGAAGGCGCTCGCGGTCGCCAACGGCGAGATCGACGCCAACGGCGACCCGACCGTGAACTACGTCGTGAAGGACTGCGACGGCGCCACCTGCGGCTACTACCAGTACCTGCAGGGCACCTCGATGGCCTCGCCCCGCGCGACCGGCGTCGCGGCGCTGATCGTCGCCCGGTACGGCCACCGCGACCCGCGCCACGGCGGCAAGACGCTGTCCCCGGCCGTCGTCGAGACCGTCCTCAAGGCCACGGCCACCAGGACGGCCTGCCCGAACCCGCCCGCGTACACCTACACCCGCGTCCTGCCCACCGGGCAGACCGTCACCGCCACCCACACGTGCGAGGGCGGCCGGGCGTCCAACGGCTTCTACGGCAAGGGCATCGTCGACGCCCTGCGCGCCGTGGGCCGCTAG
- a CDS encoding DUF4230 domain-containing protein, with protein sequence MNRQTSTPQTVPGAEPVERRRRRGWRLLAGVLTVLVLLVVAARLTWSYLDPFGETTVDRSQPVLLQSIQNMSRFEAASGNFQVIVDLEKDAAFLPDAIKGSRTLFVGAGSVDAYVDFSGLPRDAITVSADRTEVSVRLPRAQLEKTNLDNKKSYVYAQQRGILDRVQEMLSSSPRNQQELYVLAEKKIAEAALASDLRARADQNTKLMLEGMLKSLGFTKVTVKFADER encoded by the coding sequence GTGAACCGTCAGACGTCGACCCCCCAGACCGTGCCCGGCGCCGAACCGGTGGAACGCCGCCGCAGGCGCGGATGGCGCCTGCTCGCGGGCGTGCTCACGGTGCTGGTCCTGCTCGTCGTGGCCGCCCGGCTCACCTGGTCGTACCTCGACCCCTTCGGCGAGACGACCGTGGACCGCAGCCAGCCGGTGCTGCTGCAGTCCATCCAGAACATGAGCCGCTTCGAGGCCGCCAGCGGCAACTTCCAGGTCATCGTGGACCTGGAGAAGGACGCCGCGTTCCTGCCCGACGCGATCAAGGGCTCGCGCACCCTGTTCGTCGGCGCCGGCAGCGTGGACGCCTACGTCGACTTCTCCGGCCTGCCCCGCGACGCGATCACCGTCTCCGCCGACCGCACCGAGGTGAGCGTGCGGCTGCCGCGCGCGCAACTGGAGAAGACCAACCTCGACAACAAGAAGTCCTACGTGTACGCCCAGCAGCGCGGCATCCTGGACCGCGTCCAGGAGATGCTGTCCAGCTCGCCGCGTAACCAGCAGGAGCTGTACGTCCTGGCCGAGAAGAAGATCGCCGAGGCCGCCCTGGCGAGCGATCTGCGCGCCCGCGCCGACCAGAACACCAAGCTGATGCTGGAGGGAATGCTGAAGTCCCTCGGTTTCACCAAGGTCACGGTGAAGTTCGCCGACGAGCGCTGA
- a CDS encoding AI-2E family transporter, with the protein MTDTAPDAVSRPGTPARPGPSAPARAAREADDDPGEVTDVLPGVPGPARPGDPPAPRPAPRRPAADAVEERAEAAPYGVPGKPFARGPFLWGLTAALGVLTAWGLAQALISARSVIVMIVVAAFLAVGLNPVVEGLRRWGLGRRAAISIVFLGVIVMFGLFGLAIVPPVSQEASDFVGAVPGYVQDLLANPTIKRLDADYQILANVRDYITSGGLGATVAGGILGAGAVVLDAFFSGLTLLVLTLYFLGSLPSIREYLLRLVPATRRPRTAAIGDEILAGIGGYVAGNVLISVIAGALSWLFLTVAGAKYALALALVVAVTDLIPLVGATVGAVLVSAVGFLQSTTLGVACAIFFIVYQQIENYVIYPRVMRRSVDVAPAVTVIAALFGGALLGAVGALLAIPVAAAVALILREVVLPRQAGL; encoded by the coding sequence GTGACCGATACCGCCCCGGACGCGGTGTCCCGTCCGGGAACACCCGCCAGGCCGGGTCCCTCGGCGCCCGCGCGTGCCGCCAGGGAGGCCGACGACGACCCGGGCGAGGTGACCGACGTCCTGCCGGGCGTCCCCGGCCCGGCGCGTCCCGGCGACCCGCCCGCCCCGCGTCCCGCCCCGAGACGGCCGGCGGCGGACGCCGTCGAGGAGCGCGCGGAGGCCGCCCCGTACGGCGTGCCGGGCAAGCCGTTCGCCCGCGGCCCGTTCCTGTGGGGGCTCACGGCCGCGCTCGGCGTGCTGACGGCGTGGGGGCTGGCGCAGGCCCTGATCAGCGCGCGCAGCGTGATCGTGATGATCGTGGTGGCGGCGTTCCTCGCGGTCGGGCTGAACCCCGTCGTCGAGGGCCTGCGGCGGTGGGGGCTCGGCCGCCGCGCGGCGATCTCGATCGTCTTCCTCGGCGTGATCGTCATGTTCGGGCTGTTCGGCCTGGCGATCGTCCCGCCCGTGAGCCAGGAGGCCAGCGACTTCGTGGGCGCGGTGCCCGGCTACGTGCAGGATCTGCTGGCCAACCCGACGATCAAGCGGCTGGACGCCGACTACCAGATCCTCGCCAACGTGCGCGACTACATCACCAGCGGAGGTCTCGGCGCGACGGTGGCCGGGGGCATCCTGGGCGCCGGAGCCGTCGTGCTGGACGCGTTCTTCTCGGGGCTGACGCTGCTGGTGCTCACCCTGTACTTCCTGGGCTCGCTCCCCTCCATCAGGGAGTATCTGCTGCGGCTGGTGCCCGCCACCCGCCGTCCGCGCACGGCGGCGATCGGGGACGAGATCCTGGCGGGGATCGGCGGCTACGTGGCGGGCAACGTGCTGATCTCGGTGATCGCGGGCGCGCTGTCGTGGCTGTTCCTGACCGTCGCGGGCGCGAAGTACGCGCTGGCGCTCGCGCTCGTGGTGGCGGTGACGGACCTGATCCCGCTGGTGGGGGCGACGGTGGGCGCCGTGCTGGTGAGCGCGGTCGGGTTCCTGCAGTCCACGACGCTCGGCGTCGCCTGCGCGATCTTCTTCATCGTCTACCAGCAGATCGAGAACTACGTCATCTACCCGCGCGTGATGCGCAGGTCGGTGGACGTCGCGCCGGCGGTGACGGTGATCGCCGCGCTGTTCGGCGGCGCGCTGCTCGGGGCGGTCGGGGCGCTGCTGGCCATCCCCGTCGCCGCGGCGGTGGCGCTGATCCTGCGCGAGGTCGTGCTGCCCCGCCAGGCCGGGCTGTGA
- a CDS encoding SDR family NAD(P)-dependent oxidoreductase, translating into MQAFDLSGRGALVTGASRGIGRAIALAYAAAGADVALVARSRDALAEVAREVEALGRRAHVIACDLSDRDAAGTAAREAVERLGHVDVVVNNAGGSNFIVPFKDLRLSGWDKLMRLNLDSAMAVCHALAPHLLERGSGSVINVASVAAQGAPFMAPYAAAKAGVVALTKSLALEWAGSGVRVNALCPGWTATDLNRVLWEDENAGKATIAGVPMGRWGTPEEMAGPAVFLAADASSYMTGQVLFIDGGLTAA; encoded by the coding sequence GTGCAGGCGTTCGATCTTTCCGGGCGCGGCGCGCTCGTCACCGGGGCGTCGCGGGGGATCGGCCGGGCCATCGCGCTCGCCTACGCCGCCGCCGGGGCGGACGTCGCGCTCGTCGCCCGGTCGCGCGACGCCCTGGCCGAGGTCGCGCGCGAGGTCGAGGCGCTCGGCCGCCGCGCGCACGTCATCGCGTGCGACCTGTCCGACCGCGACGCCGCCGGCACGGCCGCGCGGGAGGCCGTCGAGCGGCTCGGCCACGTGGACGTCGTCGTGAACAACGCCGGCGGCTCCAACTTCATCGTGCCGTTCAAGGACCTGCGCCTGTCGGGCTGGGACAAGCTCATGAGGCTCAACCTCGACTCGGCGATGGCCGTGTGCCACGCCCTCGCCCCCCACCTGCTGGAGCGCGGCTCCGGCTCGGTGATCAACGTGGCGTCGGTCGCGGCCCAGGGCGCGCCGTTCATGGCCCCGTACGCGGCGGCCAAGGCGGGCGTCGTGGCGCTGACCAAGTCGCTGGCGCTGGAATGGGCGGGCAGCGGCGTCCGCGTCAACGCCCTGTGCCCCGGCTGGACCGCCACCGACCTCAACCGCGTCCTGTGGGAGGACGAGAACGCCGGCAAGGCGACGATCGCGGGCGTGCCCATGGGCCGCTGGGGCACTCCCGAGGAGATGGCCGGCCCCGCCGTGTTCCTCGCCGCCGACGCCTCGTCCTACATGACCGGGCAGGTGCTGTTCATCGACGGCGGCCTCACCGCCGCCTGA
- a CDS encoding ATP/GTP-binding protein, which yields MSPRRARRMDPWDRGGRAAPARPLDGALHGMDRVEEGPDGEWKVRLVSGAGSDKTYRCPGCDQEIRAGLPHIVSWPNWTGGEGERRHWHTACWRKRADRGPGRTRY from the coding sequence ATGAGCCCCCGGCGCGCCCGCCGCATGGACCCCTGGGACAGGGGTGGCCGTGCCGCGCCCGCGCGGCCTCTGGACGGCGCTCTGCACGGCATGGACCGGGTGGAGGAGGGGCCGGACGGAGAGTGGAAGGTCCGCCTGGTCTCCGGCGCCGGCTCGGACAAGACCTACCGCTGCCCGGGCTGCGACCAGGAGATCAGGGCGGGGCTCCCGCACATCGTGAGCTGGCCCAACTGGACGGGCGGCGAGGGGGAGCGGCGTCACTGGCACACCGCGTGCTGGCGCAAGCGCGCCGACCGCGGGCCCGGGCGCACGCGGTACTGA
- a CDS encoding DivIVA domain-containing protein, with the protein MQSDIDAQLNNFFEDAPTREFDVVLRGYDRHQVHDHLKQLDTELRQAREQLAASQRDLSDSQRQLQEQERPTYSGLGARIEQLLRLAEEQATELVQAARAEANEIKAAAKVDAADTRAAAENEAADKRALATREADEMRTTAEREAEEIRSTAKREADELTSTTEREVAKLRATADHEVAEKRADAEREIAKLRTTTEREVAQLRASTKRERDEVLTTAKRQADEMRAQAQRVLEESEAKRAQDEAEFEIQLAARREEAERQESERHATAQAATQKLVAEAEQRAATAEQRASKATQQAEQTRREADTHAKQLLANARKNADQLVAEAKSSAESIVSDAKAEAERNRTVAQRQVDELTRQRDSITSHLAQLRQLLGGAALPGMDDAPAVSAPPAKPALPATPAPSEKPAPAPAAQRASASAEDESEWWQE; encoded by the coding sequence ATGCAGTCCGACATCGACGCCCAGCTGAACAATTTCTTCGAAGACGCCCCCACGCGGGAATTCGACGTGGTTCTCCGTGGTTACGACCGGCACCAGGTTCACGACCACCTCAAGCAACTCGACACCGAGCTGCGCCAGGCGCGCGAGCAACTCGCCGCCTCCCAGCGCGATCTTTCCGATTCTCAGCGCCAGCTCCAGGAACAGGAACGCCCGACTTATTCCGGGCTCGGCGCCCGGATCGAGCAGCTCCTGCGCCTCGCGGAGGAGCAGGCGACCGAGCTGGTCCAGGCGGCCAGGGCCGAGGCCAACGAGATCAAGGCCGCCGCCAAGGTGGACGCGGCGGACACCCGGGCCGCGGCGGAGAACGAGGCCGCGGACAAGCGGGCGCTGGCCACGCGCGAGGCCGATGAGATGCGCACCACGGCGGAGCGCGAGGCCGAAGAGATCCGTTCGACCGCCAAGCGCGAGGCCGACGAGCTGACCTCCACCACGGAACGTGAGGTCGCCAAGCTCCGGGCCACCGCCGACCACGAGGTCGCCGAGAAGCGCGCCGACGCCGAGCGCGAGATCGCCAAGCTGCGCACCACCACCGAGCGTGAGGTGGCCCAGCTCCGGGCCTCCACCAAGCGTGAGCGCGACGAGGTCCTCACCACCGCCAAGCGCCAGGCCGACGAGATGCGGGCCCAGGCCCAGCGGGTCCTTGAGGAGTCCGAGGCCAAGCGCGCCCAGGACGAGGCGGAGTTCGAGATCCAGCTCGCCGCGCGCCGCGAGGAGGCCGAGCGCCAGGAGTCGGAGCGCCACGCCACCGCCCAGGCCGCCACGCAGAAGCTGGTCGCCGAGGCCGAGCAGCGCGCCGCCACCGCCGAGCAGCGCGCCTCCAAGGCCACCCAGCAGGCCGAGCAGACCCGCCGCGAGGCCGACACCCACGCCAAGCAGCTTCTGGCGAACGCCCGCAAGAACGCCGACCAGCTCGTGGCGGAGGCCAAGTCCAGCGCCGAGTCGATCGTCTCGGACGCCAAGGCCGAGGCCGAGCGCAACAGGACCGTCGCCCAGCGCCAGGTGGACGAGCTGACCCGCCAGCGGGACAGCATCACGAGCCACCTCGCCCAGCTCCGCCAGCTTCTCGGCGGCGCGGCGCTGCCGGGCATGGACGACGCGCCGGCGGTCTCCGCTCCTCCGGCCAAGCCCGCCCTCCCGGCCACGCCGGCCCCGAGCGAGAAGCCGGCCCCCGCGCCGGCCGCGCAGCGCGCCTCGGCGTCCGCCGAGGACGAGTCCGAGTGGTGGCAGGAGTAA
- a CDS encoding alpha/beta hydrolase — protein sequence MEIRASTVLPAVREDIELHTADGLTLVGELASPPEGRPAATLICLHPLPTAAGMMDSHVLRKASYRLPALADLAVLRFNTRGTASDRGRSEGAFDEGEGERFDVAAALEYAEFHDLPNPWLLGWSFGTELALKWGHDPLVQGAILLSPPLKRAGDADLDAWAAFGRPLVALVPEFDDYLRPEEARRRFARVPQAEVVGVEGAKHLWVGEPYVRVVLNEIVKRVNPAAHPVQAEV from the coding sequence TTGGAGATTCGCGCGTCGACGGTCCTGCCCGCCGTACGGGAGGACATCGAGCTGCACACGGCGGACGGGCTCACACTGGTGGGCGAGCTGGCCTCGCCGCCCGAGGGCCGTCCCGCCGCCACGCTGATCTGCCTGCACCCGCTGCCGACGGCGGCGGGCATGATGGACAGCCACGTGCTGCGCAAGGCGTCCTACCGGCTGCCCGCGCTGGCGGACCTCGCGGTGCTGCGCTTCAACACCCGCGGCACGGCCTCGGATCGAGGGAGATCCGAGGGGGCCTTCGACGAGGGCGAGGGGGAGCGGTTCGACGTCGCCGCCGCCCTGGAGTACGCCGAGTTCCACGACCTGCCGAACCCGTGGCTGCTCGGCTGGTCGTTCGGCACCGAGCTGGCGCTGAAGTGGGGACACGACCCGCTGGTCCAGGGCGCGATCCTGCTGTCGCCGCCGCTGAAGCGGGCCGGTGACGCCGACCTGGACGCCTGGGCCGCGTTCGGACGGCCCCTGGTCGCGCTGGTGCCCGAGTTCGACGACTACCTCAGGCCCGAGGAGGCGCGCCGGCGCTTCGCCCGGGTCCCCCAGGCGGAGGTGGTCGGCGTGGAGGGCGCCAAGCACCTGTGGGTCGGCGAGCCGTACGTCCGCGTCGTGCTGAACGAGATCGTCAAGCGGGTGAACCCGGCCGCGCATCCCGTGCAGGCCGAGGTGTGA
- a CDS encoding acetyl-CoA C-acetyltransferase — protein MSRSVIVAGARTPIGRLLGALSGMSAVELGGVVIKAALERSGVSPDQVQYVIMGQVLQAGAGQIPSRQAAVKAGIPMTVPSLTINKVCLSGLDAIALADQLIRAGEFDIVVAGGMESMTNAPHLLPGLRKGVKYGGAEVLDAMALDGLTDVFDQVSMGESTERHNTRLGLGREEQDAFSARSHQLAAAAVKDGRFDDEIVPVTLPQRKGDPVVFATDEGVRADTTAEGLARLRPAFAKDGTITAGSASQISDGACAVVVMSRAKAEELGLTWLAEIGAHGNVAGPDNSLQSQPANAIRHALGKQGLTTDDLDLVEINEAFAAVVLQSAKELGLPQDKVNVNGGGIALGHPIGASGARIVLTLAHELRRRGGGTGAAGLCGGGGQGDALIITVPSA, from the coding sequence ATGTCGCGATCCGTCATCGTGGCGGGGGCCCGCACACCCATCGGCAGGCTGCTCGGCGCACTGTCGGGCATGTCCGCCGTCGAGCTGGGCGGCGTGGTGATCAAAGCCGCGCTGGAGCGGTCCGGCGTGTCCCCCGATCAGGTGCAGTACGTCATCATGGGCCAGGTCCTCCAGGCCGGCGCGGGGCAGATCCCCTCCCGCCAGGCCGCCGTGAAGGCCGGCATCCCGATGACCGTCCCCTCGCTCACGATCAACAAGGTCTGCCTGTCCGGCCTCGACGCCATCGCCCTGGCCGACCAGCTCATCCGCGCCGGCGAGTTCGACATCGTGGTCGCCGGCGGCATGGAGTCGATGACCAACGCCCCCCACCTGCTGCCCGGCCTGCGCAAGGGCGTGAAGTACGGCGGGGCCGAGGTGCTCGACGCGATGGCCCTGGACGGCCTCACCGACGTGTTCGACCAGGTCTCGATGGGCGAGTCCACCGAACGGCACAACACCCGCCTCGGCCTCGGCCGCGAGGAGCAGGACGCCTTCTCGGCCCGTTCCCACCAACTCGCCGCCGCGGCCGTCAAGGACGGCCGGTTCGACGACGAGATCGTCCCGGTGACCCTGCCCCAGCGCAAGGGCGACCCGGTCGTCTTCGCCACCGACGAGGGCGTGCGCGCCGACACCACCGCCGAGGGCCTGGCCCGGCTGCGCCCCGCCTTCGCCAAGGACGGCACGATCACCGCGGGGTCCGCCTCGCAGATCTCCGACGGGGCCTGCGCGGTCGTGGTCATGTCCAGGGCCAAGGCCGAGGAACTGGGGCTGACCTGGCTCGCCGAGATCGGCGCGCACGGCAACGTCGCGGGCCCGGACAACTCGCTGCAGTCCCAGCCGGCCAACGCCATCCGCCACGCGCTCGGCAAGCAGGGCCTCACCACCGACGACCTCGACCTCGTCGAGATCAACGAGGCGTTCGCCGCGGTCGTGCTCCAGTCGGCGAAGGAGCTCGGCCTGCCGCAGGACAAGGTGAACGTCAACGGCGGCGGCATCGCGCTCGGTCACCCCATCGGCGCGTCCGGGGCGAGGATCGTCCTGACCCTCGCCCACGAGCTGCGGCGCAGGGGCGGAGGCACCGGCGCGGCGGGCCTGTGCGGAGGCGGCGGCCAGGGCGACGCCCTGATCATCACCGTCCCGTCCGCCTGA
- a CDS encoding helix-turn-helix domain-containing protein — translation MTRSREAEQFAARLRMLKDRADLSFEELARRTGISRSSLHRYCSGAKLPPGYGTAHTIAKACGASGEELRELHKAWALADAARSASSPGEREIPEDGDEPRAEETGQAPPPDDGRTADEVPDEGADAGTAPVEDYADGRTGQDTGAAPEPVATAPPPRVRRRVLLPVLIAVASAAVTATAFTVLRDSGTRPPAGPTILGGWTSSPKAVPIRVYNAEAGCRDREDHVPACSLGLARDPRRKYEAANVVGRRVWHDDVVYADCLLYDGTRVIDEFGVATTRWFRVRLDGAPGGVAWLPAVRTMDGPALPTCA, via the coding sequence ATGACGCGTTCACGCGAAGCGGAGCAGTTCGCCGCGCGGCTCCGGATGCTCAAGGATCGGGCAGACCTCAGTTTCGAGGAACTGGCCCGGCGCACCGGGATCAGCCGGTCGAGCCTCCACCGCTACTGTTCCGGCGCCAAGCTCCCTCCCGGCTACGGCACCGCGCACACCATCGCCAAGGCGTGCGGCGCGAGCGGCGAGGAGCTCAGGGAGCTGCACAAGGCGTGGGCGCTCGCCGACGCGGCGCGCTCCGCGTCGTCCCCCGGGGAACGGGAGATCCCGGAGGACGGGGACGAGCCGCGGGCGGAGGAGACCGGACAGGCACCGCCCCCGGACGACGGCCGGACCGCCGACGAGGTCCCGGACGAGGGCGCGGACGCGGGCACGGCGCCGGTGGAGGACTACGCCGACGGCAGGACGGGCCAGGACACGGGCGCGGCGCCCGAGCCGGTGGCCACCGCGCCCCCGCCCCGCGTGCGCCGCCGCGTGCTGTTACCCGTGCTGATCGCCGTCGCCTCGGCGGCGGTCACCGCCACCGCGTTCACCGTGCTGCGCGACTCCGGCACACGCCCGCCCGCCGGGCCCACGATCCTGGGAGGCTGGACCTCCTCCCCCAAGGCCGTCCCCATCCGCGTCTACAACGCCGAGGCCGGCTGCAGGGACCGCGAGGACCACGTCCCCGCCTGCAGCCTCGGCCTGGCCCGCGACCCGCGACGCAAGTACGAGGCCGCCAACGTGGTCGGCCGCCGCGTCTGGCACGACGACGTGGTGTACGCCGACTGCCTGCTCTATGACGGCACCCGGGTGATCGACGAGTTCGGGGTCGCCACCACCCGGTGGTTCCGCGTGCGCCTGGACGGGGCGCCCGGCGGCGTGGCCTGGCTCCCCGCCGTGCGCACCATGGACGGCCCGGCGCTGCCGACCTGCGCCTGA
- a CDS encoding MarR family winged helix-turn-helix transcriptional regulator, which translates to MSTGVPKPLNLPFDPIERAAETWRVHFGPSSAMAAVTSIMRAHQILLGQLDTLLKPHDLTFARYEALVLLTFSRTGSLPLSRIGERLMVHPTSVTNTVDRLERAGLVLRRRNPRDGRGVLAEITVKGREAVGRATADLMKAGFFMDMYAESDLAEMFAMLRTLRVAAGDFDGAEDAAGPDHRGAGPR; encoded by the coding sequence GTGTCCACCGGTGTACCGAAGCCGCTGAATCTGCCTTTCGACCCCATCGAACGCGCCGCGGAGACGTGGCGCGTCCACTTCGGGCCGTCCTCCGCCATGGCGGCCGTGACATCGATCATGAGAGCGCACCAGATCCTGCTCGGGCAACTGGACACGCTGCTCAAACCGCACGACTTGACCTTCGCGCGCTACGAGGCCCTGGTGCTGCTGACCTTCAGCAGGACCGGCTCGCTGCCGCTGTCGCGCATCGGCGAGCGGCTCATGGTCCACCCCACCAGCGTGACCAACACGGTGGACCGGCTGGAGCGCGCCGGGCTCGTCCTGCGCAGGCGAAACCCCCGGGACGGGCGCGGGGTGCTCGCCGAGATCACCGTCAAGGGACGGGAGGCGGTCGGCCGCGCCACCGCCGACCTCATGAAGGCCGGCTTCTTCATGGACATGTACGCCGAGTCCGACCTCGCCGAGATGTTCGCCATGCTGCGCACGCTGCGCGTGGCGGCGGGCGACTTCGACGGGGCCGAGGACGCGGCCGGGCCGGACCACCGGGGCGCGGGCCCGCGGTGA